In the Silene latifolia isolate original U9 population chromosome 1, ASM4854445v1, whole genome shotgun sequence genome, TTGTCCCCGTTTATTTCTTGTGGATATTAAAGTAGATTCTTATGGAGCTCATGGCAGTGAAGGTCAAAAGTTCTACATAGGATTACTTTATGCTAGATTCTAGTTCTGTTAAAAAAACAGTGTTTATGTTCCTAAATAATGTTACTTTTAATATCATCATTTTAGCAATTCCATTCAACATCACACTCCACTGAAGGAGTTATACAACGAGGCAAAAATCTTTTAGGCGGGTTGGATTTTCCGAATCTAACATAAAGTCTTGTAGGCAAAAAACTTATATGTATAACTTGTTGTATATGGAGCTCATGGTGTCGGGTTGGATTTTCCAAATCTAAGTCAGGGCAAAAATAAGGAGTCTATTTCGGGTCACGTGGTCTGTGCCATGTAACAACATACGCATGCTACGCACCCCTTCTCTTAACATTATTAATTCTAGATGTATAAGGAATTTGTGTTTGAGAACTTACTctctgttagggtgcaaacccatgtcccacatcggtagaataaagatggaagctcatttttataagtatctactaaatataatagtacgaggccttttgggaaggagcccaaaagtaaatccgtgagggcttggcccaaagcgacAATATCGTCTTATTATGAATTGTGGACACGATCGTGAGAGAGCCTCatacgggatattcacgcttccgcacaacaagtggtatcagagcccaaggttaaACTTGGGCTAGACACAGAGATTCATCAGGCCAAGACTTGAAGGTGGACGTACACAATAAGACGTGGAACTCCTATAGCTCGAGGGAGAGCTAATATGTTCGCGAGAAGCGACATGGTCTCACGGCGTTGAGACGGCAGACCGTCCAAGAGAAGATCGTCAGTGACCCGGCGAGGTGGGCTGAGGCTTAATGGAGGCAACAAAAGCGGTCCATGGTAAGTCCAAAAAGGCGGTCCGGTGTGACGTGCTGAGGCGGTGGATTCGGACccagtccagggtatattggatgtaGAGGAGTTTGATACGCAAGTGTAGCACAAGCCCCGTGAGACACATGGTGTGTCGTTTAAGGGGAGGTTACCAAGACTTGGTGATGCGGGTGTCTAGGTGATGGGGCTGCATGGTGTTGGGAGGTCTCTTTGGAAgtcaaggtccgagtcaagatgatggtccttggtttgaggggaggattgttagggtgcaaacacATGTCACACATCGgtacatcggtagaataaagatggaagctcatttttataagtatctactaaatataatagtacgaggccttttgggaaggagcccaaaagtaaatccgtgagggcttggcccaaagcggacaatatcgtactattatgaattgtggacacagatgcagcagaggcccaacacgggatattcacgcttccgcacaacaagtggtatcagagcacaacaATTGTTAGAATGTGACTCGTATGTCGCATTGATATGTCGGAGTTTGATTAAGGTGGGAAATAAACTTATGGAAGAAATAAAGAATTAAGATGGTACGTGAATAAAGAAGCGAAATTGGAGCAAGCAAATAGCGAGTCGCGTGTGTGCGCTTGTTGTTACTAAGTTTCATGCTCCTTTCTACGTGACTTTCCTTAATCATGGAAATTGGAAAGGTCAAAGGAATCTTTGGTTTCCTATTTTTAGTGTGGCTTTGGGTTTCACGTTACGTCTTTGCTTAAGCCTTTGTTTctatagtttagtttatttagGTGCTGTTTGACCTTGCTTTTGTAAAATAACTTCTCCTTCCTAAAAGGAGTTTATTCACAAGTTACTTTTTGGAAAAAAAGTTATttgtttggccatacttttgtaaTAGCTACTTCTTATAAAATTgatatgtttggcctaacttttcATCTagctttttgttatttttttagtAATCATTTTGTTTGTAGAATCATTATTTGAATAAAAACTAATTTTTAAAAATTTACAGTAATCACTCGAGAATTATACTTAAAACATATAATTACTCTTTAAAATAGTTTTACACACCTTTGTCGAATCAAAATTACGccgataaataaaaaaaaaagtaaatgccTATATTACAACGTTTAAAATCGTCTAGTATTCATAAGAGAAGTAGCGATGGAGTTACGAACAATGGCcatgtcttcatcatcttcatcattcgCACTTGACTGATTATCTTCATCATTATTCTCATCTtgatcatcttcatcttctacacTCGGCATATAGTTTGGGTCTCGGTCACACTTGTCAAACTCTTCATCCTCTAGCGCATTTACTCTAATAAAGTTATGTAAAGCCATGGTTACAACCACCATTTTACATTGTGTCGAAAACTTATAGCTAGGCATGTTAAACAATATTCTCCATCTGTTTTTCCAAACGCCAAATGACCTCTCTATAACATTTCTAAGAGATGCATGTGCATAATTAAATACTTCAAAATACCCGGTTGGGGGTTGACTTGAACGCTTGTAGTCGGCAAGATGGTAGCGCGCGCTTTTTTCCTTTAAAAGGTGCCAAGTACCCCTTTTTATTTGAGTAACCTGCATCGACGAGATAAAACTTACCTGAAAGAAAATAAACACATATTTAATACTAAATGATAAAATAtaatgaaaaggaaaaaaaattatgTGAATGACAACTCACCTTCCGGAGGATATGGAAATATATTTTTCTCTTTTAGTTTTGCCAATGTTTCGGTAAGTATTCGAGAATCATGTGCAGATCCCTCCCATCCGGCTTCGACGAAAGTGAATAACATGTCAAAATTGCAAATTGCCATGACATTTTGCGTTGCAAAACCTTTTCTACAAAAAAATGGGATCTCATCTTCTTTTGGAGTAATTACAGCACGAATATGAGTTCCATCCATAGCACCAATACACCCTCTGAAATGAGGCCAAAACTTGTAATCATCTCGAATCTTTCTCGGAACTTCTTTAAAGTGGTAATCAGATGGTCTTATGATGTCTTTAGACAATTTCACCAAAGACGTTATAGTTTCTCCCGAATGTTTGAATCTAGACTGAAGAGTACGATTGGATTGATTATGTGCACAAACCCAAAGAAATATTGCAAGCGCTTCTTCTGCACGCATCTCTCTAGTTGAATGAAGCCCATATTTAGTCACTAATAATTCGGCTAATTTTAAAAAGACATGCGACTCCATTCTAAATGTCCTATAACTTTCACCTGGTGTGTTTAGCACTTCAACTACGAATTGCCATCCAGAACAAATTGAAGTCCTTACTTCCTGCTTAAAAATATATTTGACGTAATATTGCGTGCACACAATCAATCCTAGGGTAGTAAGCACATACATCTTTAACTTGTCACGGGTTTGTTGTAGTAATTCTTCCTTATTCATTTCTTCATAATCTTTTACTATTTCATCCTCACTAATTGAATCATAATCTAATATTTTTTCTTCATCCTCGTCAATATCCATTTCAGTTACATTCACACCATCATCATTCACGTCATCAATTATAACACCTtcaacaaactaaaaaaaaaaaacaaagtaaaTACACGAAGAAAGTAAATACACGAAGATTAAAAATTTCGAACTCAAACCAAGATGAAATGAAATACCAAAGGTAACAACTTAGAAGCGAAATTGAACATTTCAATTAACAGTAGCGAGAGATAAACCATGGCAAATGGTTAAAGTTctaagcataaaaaaaaaactaaaattatAACTAGAACGAGAAAAGTTCAAGAAACCAAACCTACAACAACCAAGTATCAACCTTAATCTTCCTTAAAAGAAATACATAACTGAAATCTAGCGTCttgaaatataatttttctcCCTTTTGAGCTCTTCTTCCAACCAATTAACTCGGATATCATCTTCTTCTAGAGCAATAAATATTTCTCTATATTCACGTTTGACAAATAGCCGTGTGCCCAGCATAAACAACTCACTTTTAGGCTCAATTGACGGAATCTTTCTTAACACGGTTATGCACTGGCTAATACTACAACCAGATTGATCATTTGTTTTGGTATTGGTGGCTGTAGTTTCCATGACATTACAAATTCGGTCCAACTGACTTTGCATTATCAAGGCGGTACTCACTTTCGATTTCTTACCCTTACGAGAGATATGACCTATCTTACCATTTGAAacattctcttttcttttcttctcatGTTGCTGATCTTTTTTAATAGTCAAATTATTCACTAGCTCGATGTTCTCAAAATCTACATGTTTTCCATCACCAACAGAACTATCATTAAACTCTTCGTTAATTCCATCCTAACATTCATCATCTTCTGTATCATTCACAATATATGGGTTGAAAGAACCATTTCCAGTTGCAAATGTCTTAGAAAACATTATTTCCATCTCAGTTAAATTCTCAATACCACTATGTCGGAAACTAGCTACTTTAGGATTAACCTGCAATTTTTGAAATAACATTTTTTAAGTTTGATAGAATCGTAAGGTGGTATTGAGCATTAAAAGTACTTTATGCATTATAAACTAACCTTTACTTTTTCTTCCCACCATGCATCATCAGCGTCTACCGTTCCCTTGTCATGATCCCATCCTAAACCAGTCTCAGTACCAACTAATTGATTCCATGCCTTATAATGATTTTTCAAAGACTCTCATTTATTCTTTAGTTGCTTCTGGTCATACTTTCTTCCAGTTCTTCGCTGAAA is a window encoding:
- the LOC141655236 gene encoding L10-interacting MYB domain-containing protein-like — encoded protein: MEAIFEMYSPFASPRYSREINNDSVRISARASTYKVQQTITNNVPEFPASQTVNGPLTSLLMNDEIYHQKMIKGQQRAHTSISNFVMKKEKANWDPLTTKIFCEVCAEEVHAGNRPNTHFSKIGWDNIAWNQLVGTETGLGWDHDKGTVDADDAWWEEKVKVNPKVASFRHSGIENLTEMEIMFSKTFATGNGSFNPYIVNDTEDDEYFENIELVNNLTIKKDQQHEKKRKENVSNGKIGHISRKGKKSKVSTALIMQSQLDRICNVMETTATNTKTNDQSGCSISQCITVLRKIPSIEPKSELFMLGTRLFVKREYREIFIALEEDDIRVNWLEEELKREKNYISRR